One window of Strix aluco isolate bStrAlu1 chromosome 24, bStrAlu1.hap1, whole genome shotgun sequence genomic DNA carries:
- the LOC141934033 gene encoding keratin, type I cytoskeletal 19-like has translation MSCNIKETITVSSKGRSSGGSCIIGGGGGARISSYGIGSGRGFSGRSYCGGVNYGGGLSVGSLAGGSYGGGNCYGNGLGFGLGGGVVVGGLGGDCLLSSCDEKVTMQNLNDRLASYLDKVKCLEKENAELECRIREWYATQGLSCEPRDYSCYYKEIEDLQNQIVCATIDNNKIILDIDNSRMAADDFRVKYETELALRQSVEADINGLRQVLDQLTLCRSDLEAQLESLREELCCLKKNHEEEMNCLRKQSTGDVSVEVNACPGPDLRQILEDLRCQYETLIARNRKEVEDWYECKIEEVNREVITSGQEVETCNNQVTELRRQLQALEIDLQAQLSQRNNLESSLAETECQYNTLLGELQNQITCVEQQLAEIRAEIECQNQEYKTLLDVKCRLEQEIQTYRCLLEGGQQDLIHGGGIGVGTGVGGGVIRTSHTYTTTSSSHCQPQVPPCKTGDIQVTCRRICD, from the exons ATGAGTTGCAACATTAAGGAGACTATTACTGTGTCTAGCAAAGGCAGGAGCAGTGGTGGCAGCTGTAtcattggtggtggtggtggagcaCGGATTTCTTCCTATGGGATAGGCAGTGGCAGAGGTTTTTCTGGAAGGAGTTACTGCGGTGGAGTGAATTATGGAGGGGGACTGAGTGTTGGTAGCTTGGCTGGTGGGAGCTATGGAGGTGGTAACTGCTATGGCAATGGCCTTGGGTTTGGCCTTGGAGGTGGTGTGGTTGTTGGTGGTCTTGGTGGCGACTGTTTGCTTTCATCCTGCGATGAGAAGGTCACCATGCAAAATCTCAACGACCGCCTGGCTTCCTATCTGGACAAGGTGAAGTGCTTGGAGAAGGAAAATGCTGAACTGGAGTGCAGGATCAGAGAGTGGTACGCTACACAGGGCCTCTCCTGTGAGCCCCGGGACTACAGCTGCTATTACAAAGAAATCGAAGATCTTCAGAATCAG ATTGTCTGCGCAACCATTGATAATAACAAGATCATTCTGGACATTGATAACAGCAGGATGGCTGCCGACGACTTCCGTGTGAA GTACGAGACGGAGCTGGCCCTGCGCCAGAGCGTGGAGGCTGACATTAACGGCTTACGCCAGGTCCTGGATCAGCTGACGCTCTGCAGGTCTGACCTGGAGGCCCAGCTGGAGTCGCTGCGGGAGGAGCTCTGCTGCCTGAAGAAGAACCACGAGGAG GAAATGAATTGCCTGAGAAAACAATCAACTGGAGATGTGAGTGTGGAGGTTAATGCCTGCCCTGGACCAGATCTCAGGCAAATCTTGGAGGATTTGAGATGCCAGTATGAAACACTGATAGCGCGCAACCGCAAGGAAGTTGAGGATTGGTACGAGTGCAAG ATTGAGGAGGTGAATCGGGAGGTTATTACAAGCGGTCAGGAGGTAGAGACGTGCAACAACCAGGTCACCGAACTGAGACGCCAATTGCAAGCCCTGGAAATCGATCTCCAGGCCCAGCTCAGCCAG AGAAATAATTTGGAATCCTCTCTGGCTGAGACTGAGTGCCAGTACAACACCCTCCTCGGTGAGCTACAGAACCAGATCACATGCGTGGAGCAGCAATTGGCTGAAATAAGAGCGGAGATCGAGTGCCAGAACCAGGAGTACAAGACCTTACTGGACGTCAAGTGCCGTTTGGAGCAGGAGATTCAGACCTACCGGTGCTTGTTGGAAGGAGGACAGCAGGACCTTAT TCATGGAGGAGGAATTGGAGTAGGAACTGGTGTAGGAGGAGGAGTCATTAGGACAAGCCACACCTATACTACAACTTCATCTTCCCACTGCCAGCCCCAAGTCCCACCCTGCAAGACTGGAGATATACAAG TGACCTGCAGGAGAATTTGTGATTAA